In a single window of the Aquipuribacter sp. SD81 genome:
- a CDS encoding MoaD/ThiS family protein, whose amino-acid sequence MRVLLRVPRALATDLGGAREVGLDVVGYAGAAPTVRDVLDAAAAAHPALGRRLRDEQGGLRRFVNVYLAGEEVRRLRGLDTPVPTGTDVDVVQSVAGG is encoded by the coding sequence GTGAGGGTGCTGCTGCGCGTGCCGAGGGCGCTGGCCACCGACCTCGGCGGGGCGCGCGAGGTCGGGCTCGACGTGGTCGGGTATGCCGGCGCGGCACCGACCGTCCGCGACGTCCTCGACGCCGCCGCGGCCGCGCACCCCGCCCTGGGACGCCGCCTGCGCGACGAGCAGGGTGGGCTGCGCCGCTTCGTCAACGTCTACCTCGCCGGCGAGGAGGTGCGCCGGCTGCGGGGGCTCGACACCCCCGTGCCCACGGGCACCGACGTGGACGTCGTCCAGTCCGTCGCGGGCGGCTGA